A window of the Sphingobacteriales bacterium genome harbors these coding sequences:
- a CDS encoding biotin/lipoyl-binding protein: MAREIKFSLVYRDMWQSSGKYVPRVDQLIEIAPVIVEMGCFSRIETNGGAFEQVNLLFGENPNYAVREWTKTFNKAGIQTHMLERALNGIRMYPVPADVRRLMYKVKKAQGVDIARSFCGLNDHRNLELSIRFAKEAGMISQGTLSITYSPVHTVDYYLAVVDKMVEYGTDEVCLKDMAGVGRPVELGLLVKAIKDKYPYLIVQYHGHSGPGFSVASMLEVARAGADYIDVAMEPLSWGMVHPDVITIQAMLKNAGFLVPDINMNAYMEARSLTQKFMDDFLGYFIDPKNKHTSSLLVGCGLPGGMMGSMMADLKGVHEGLNRFHENAGKKPLNIDELLVKLFNEVSYIWPMLGYPPLVTPFSQYVKNIALLNVLAIEQGKERFQNIDNNSWDMILGKAGQLPGPLAPEIIEIAKKQGKEFYTGVPQEAFPDELPKYIAEMEQLGWDRGQDDEELFEFAMHDRQYRDYKSGIAKKRFQEELAKARADLSSAINVRSAQPKPETSSKDIVSPLFGTVYYNLNYYMREDDITVGTVVRKGQRLCYILSDLNYHELKSEYDGEITEIFIKQGQPVHKGDVILRIR, translated from the coding sequence ATGGCAAGAGAAATAAAATTCAGTCTGGTTTACAGAGATATGTGGCAATCATCAGGGAAATATGTTCCCCGCGTGGATCAACTCATCGAAATCGCCCCTGTCATTGTCGAAATGGGGTGCTTCTCAAGGATAGAAACCAATGGAGGTGCTTTTGAACAGGTGAACCTCTTATTTGGTGAAAATCCCAATTATGCCGTCAGGGAATGGACAAAAACATTTAACAAGGCAGGCATTCAGACCCACATGCTGGAGCGTGCCCTGAACGGTATCCGGATGTATCCGGTTCCTGCTGATGTCAGAAGATTGATGTATAAAGTTAAAAAAGCGCAGGGTGTTGATATTGCACGTTCATTTTGCGGCCTAAACGATCACCGTAACCTTGAATTGTCAATCAGATTCGCAAAAGAAGCAGGGATGATTTCACAAGGTACATTGTCTATAACGTATTCCCCTGTTCATACAGTTGACTATTATTTAGCTGTGGTGGATAAGATGGTTGAATATGGCACTGACGAAGTCTGCCTGAAAGATATGGCAGGAGTAGGACGCCCTGTTGAACTTGGTTTGCTTGTCAAAGCGATTAAAGATAAATATCCTTACCTGATCGTACAGTATCACGGGCACTCCGGACCTGGCTTTTCAGTGGCTTCCATGCTGGAAGTAGCACGTGCAGGAGCCGACTATATTGATGTGGCCATGGAACCATTAAGCTGGGGAATGGTTCATCCGGATGTCATCACCATTCAGGCTATGCTTAAAAATGCAGGTTTTTTAGTCCCCGACATCAACATGAATGCATACATGGAGGCACGTTCCCTGACACAAAAGTTCATGGATGATTTTCTGGGCTATTTTATCGACCCTAAAAATAAACATACTTCTTCATTACTGGTTGGCTGCGGACTTCCCGGAGGCATGATGGGGAGCATGATGGCTGACCTGAAAGGCGTTCATGAAGGCTTAAACCGTTTCCACGAAAATGCCGGTAAAAAACCGCTGAATATTGATGAATTGCTCGTCAAACTTTTTAATGAGGTTAGTTATATCTGGCCAATGCTCGGCTATCCTCCGCTGGTAACTCCGTTCAGCCAGTATGTGAAAAATATAGCATTGCTGAATGTGCTGGCCATCGAACAGGGAAAAGAGAGATTTCAGAATATCGACAACAATTCATGGGACATGATACTCGGTAAAGCCGGACAATTGCCAGGCCCGCTGGCACCCGAAATCATTGAAATTGCTAAAAAACAAGGCAAAGAATTTTATACAGGTGTACCTCAGGAAGCATTCCCCGATGAATTGCCAAAATATATTGCAGAAATGGAACAACTGGGTTGGGATCGCGGACAGGATGATGAAGAACTGTTTGAATTTGCCATGCACGACCGGCAATACCGCGATTATAAATCAGGTATTGCCAAAAAACGTTTTCAGGAAGAACTTGCCAAAGCCAGAGCTGACCTTAGTTCCGCAATTAATGTTCGTTCTGCACAGCCTAAACCTGAAACCAGCAGTAAGGATATTGTCTCACCGCTTTTTGGCACTGTGTACTACAATCTGAACTATTATATGCGGGAAGATGACATTACGGTAGGTACAGTGGTCAGGAAAGGCCAGCGGTTGTGTTACATCCTCTCCGACCTGAACTATCATGAGTTAAAATCAGAATATGACGGAGAAATCACAGAAATTTTTATCAAACAGGGGCAACCCGTTCATAAAGGAGATGTGATTTTAAGAATCAGATAA
- a CDS encoding C40 family peptidase produces the protein MRRLPTFFYSFLLVSLLLNSCVYLKKAPELPHATWQDKEVYQIPLQIPFSGYSHIRKLNPHKLFFDADSLYLSMMDTCIPFYYNIFDGKISSNNDKLVQFIDKWMHTRYRRSGSSLSGTDCSGFVNSLYREVYGKKLSRSSYTMIHDVNIIPKSELQEGDLVFFKIRKGRISHVGFYLSKGYFIHAARRGGVIISSLDEPYYKRTFYAAGRVKF, from the coding sequence ATGAGAAGACTCCCGACATTTTTCTATTCATTTTTACTGGTTTCTTTATTGCTGAATTCCTGTGTTTATTTAAAGAAAGCCCCGGAACTGCCTCATGCGACATGGCAAGATAAAGAAGTTTATCAAATTCCTCTGCAGATTCCTTTTTCCGGCTATTCTCATATCAGAAAGCTGAATCCTCATAAATTATTTTTCGATGCAGACAGCCTCTACCTCTCTATGATGGATACCTGCATTCCTTTTTATTACAATATTTTTGACGGAAAAATCAGCAGTAATAATGATAAACTGGTTCAGTTCATTGATAAATGGATGCATACACGATACAGAAGAAGCGGAAGCTCGCTTTCAGGAACAGATTGCTCCGGCTTTGTCAACAGCCTTTACAGAGAGGTTTATGGGAAAAAACTTAGCCGAAGCTCCTATACCATGATTCATGATGTCAACATTATCCCGAAATCAGAATTACAGGAAGGCGATCTGGTATTTTTCAAAATCAGAAAAGGAAGAATTTCGCATGTGGGTTTTTACCTGAGCAAAGGTTATTTTATTCATGCAGCCAGAAGGGGAGGAGTTATTATCAGTTCACTGGATGAACCCTATTACAAGCGGACTTTTTATGCTGCAGGAAGGGTTAAATTTTGA
- a CDS encoding nucleotidyltransferase domain-containing protein, giving the protein MIEVFSGFEDIEKAVLFGSRAKGNFKNGSDIDIVLFGSELKYETVLSVGFMLNEECNLPYHFDIVDNNTIENDELKAHIQRVGKVIYSKFTDS; this is encoded by the coding sequence ATGATTGAAGTGTTTTCAGGATTTGAAGATATCGAAAAGGCAGTATTGTTCGGTAGTCGTGCAAAAGGCAATTTCAAAAATGGGAGCGATATTGACATTGTTTTATTCGGGTCAGAACTAAAATATGAAACTGTTTTATCTGTAGGCTTTATGCTGAATGAAGAGTGCAACCTACCTTATCACTTTGACATTGTTGACAACAATACAATAGAAAATGATGAGTTAAAAGCTCATATTCAGAGAGTCGGAAAAGTGATTTATTCAAAATTCACTGATTCCTGA
- a CDS encoding RNA-binding transcriptional accessory protein — protein MDIKIIRLIAGELQLKEEQVEAVSALLDEGATIPFIARYRKEMTGSLDETFIEKISLLFQKYQDLEARKKTILNTIEEQGKLTEDLRVRIENCFNATELEDIYLPYKPRKKTRADVARENGLESLARMIMAQNADNIEQMAKRFVNEKVKDIESALSGARDIIAEWVNENQHARNRIRKLFSAEAVLYSRVIRGKEEEGSNFEDYFSFQQLLRQIPSHRFLAVMRGMNQKFLKVSIEPDEEKGIAMLNQMFVKGKNSSSQQVEKAVADAYKRLLKPSMENEITAVYKEKSDREAIGVFAENLRQLLLEPPLGNKRIMAIDPGFRTGCKVVCLDETGNLLEYSAIFPHPPVNEPEKSAKIIQRLIEKNNPEIIAVGNGTAGRETRAFLKNLECCKSLKIFMVSEDGASVYSASETARKEFPDLDLTVRGAVSIGRRLMDPLAELVKIDPKSIGVGQYQHDVDQNELKRALDRVTESCVNLVGVELNSASVELLTYVSGIGPQLAENIVEYRKQNGSFNSRAELLKVKRLGQKAYEQSAGFLRIRQAENPLDNSAVHPESYYIVEKMAKNLGLSVRNLIGNSEVLKNIKLMDYVDGKVGLPTLQDIIRELERPGRDPRESITNIDYKEEINDINDLKEGMILEGIVTNITAFGAFVNLGIKEDGLVHVSEMAEKFVRNPLEVVKLRQKVKVRVIKIDLQRKRIQLSMKGLS, from the coding sequence ATGGATATTAAAATAATCAGGCTGATTGCCGGTGAACTTCAGTTAAAGGAGGAACAGGTAGAAGCCGTCTCAGCTTTACTGGACGAAGGAGCCACCATTCCTTTTATTGCCCGCTACCGGAAAGAAATGACAGGGAGCCTGGATGAAACCTTTATTGAAAAAATATCGCTTCTGTTTCAGAAATACCAGGATCTGGAGGCCAGAAAAAAGACCATTTTAAACACAATTGAAGAGCAGGGAAAACTAACAGAAGATTTGCGGGTCAGAATTGAAAACTGTTTTAATGCAACAGAGCTGGAAGATATTTACCTGCCATATAAACCAAGGAAGAAAACAAGGGCAGATGTTGCCCGTGAAAATGGACTGGAATCCCTTGCCCGGATGATAATGGCTCAGAACGCAGACAATATTGAACAGATGGCGAAACGCTTTGTAAATGAGAAGGTAAAAGATATTGAAAGCGCCTTGTCGGGGGCAAGAGACATTATTGCCGAATGGGTCAATGAAAATCAGCATGCAAGAAACAGAATCAGGAAATTATTTTCAGCCGAAGCGGTTTTGTATTCAAGAGTCATCAGGGGAAAAGAGGAGGAAGGGAGCAATTTTGAAGATTATTTCTCTTTTCAGCAGTTATTGAGGCAGATACCTTCCCATCGCTTTCTGGCTGTCATGAGGGGGATGAATCAGAAATTTCTGAAAGTCAGTATTGAACCTGATGAAGAAAAGGGTATTGCAATGCTAAATCAGATGTTTGTGAAAGGGAAAAACAGTTCCTCTCAACAGGTTGAAAAAGCAGTTGCTGATGCCTATAAAAGACTCTTAAAGCCATCAATGGAAAATGAAATAACGGCTGTTTACAAGGAAAAATCTGACAGAGAGGCCATCGGAGTATTTGCTGAAAACCTCAGGCAGTTGTTGCTCGAACCTCCATTAGGCAATAAGCGAATCATGGCAATAGACCCGGGATTCCGGACAGGCTGCAAGGTGGTTTGTCTGGATGAAACAGGCAATTTACTGGAATACTCAGCTATTTTTCCCCATCCGCCTGTCAATGAGCCTGAAAAATCGGCAAAGATTATTCAGCGCCTGATTGAGAAAAATAATCCGGAAATCATTGCAGTCGGAAACGGGACGGCTGGCAGGGAAACCAGAGCATTTCTGAAAAATCTGGAATGCTGTAAGTCTTTGAAAATTTTTATGGTAAGTGAGGATGGAGCTTCTGTTTATTCAGCTTCGGAAACAGCGCGAAAAGAATTTCCGGACCTTGACCTGACCGTCAGGGGAGCTGTTTCCATTGGCAGAAGATTAATGGATCCATTGGCAGAACTGGTAAAAATTGACCCTAAATCCATCGGAGTCGGACAATATCAGCATGATGTTGATCAGAACGAACTCAAAAGAGCATTGGACAGGGTAACCGAAAGTTGTGTCAATCTGGTGGGTGTTGAATTGAATTCGGCCTCAGTGGAATTGCTGACCTATGTGTCGGGGATAGGCCCTCAGCTGGCAGAAAATATTGTTGAATACCGGAAGCAGAACGGCAGTTTCAATTCGAGGGCTGAGTTGCTGAAAGTCAAGCGCCTCGGACAAAAAGCTTACGAGCAATCTGCAGGTTTCTTACGCATCAGGCAGGCTGAAAATCCACTCGACAACAGTGCTGTTCATCCTGAAAGTTATTATATTGTGGAGAAAATGGCTAAAAACCTTGGTTTAAGTGTCAGAAACCTGATAGGGAATTCTGAAGTCCTGAAAAATATAAAACTGATGGATTATGTGGATGGAAAAGTTGGACTACCAACACTTCAGGACATTATCAGGGAACTGGAACGTCCGGGTCGTGATCCGCGTGAAAGCATTACCAACATTGATTATAAAGAAGAGATAAACGATATAAATGATTTAAAGGAGGGGATGATACTCGAGGGAATTGTAACCAACATTACTGCATTCGGGGCTTTTGTCAATCTTGGGATAAAAGAAGATGGGCTGGTGCATGTTTCTGAAATGGCAGAAAAATTTGTCAGAAATCCGCTTGAAGTTGTGAAACTCAGACAAAAAGTAAAGGTCAGGGTGATAAAAATTGATTTACAGAGAAAACGTATTCAGCTGTCAATGAAGGGATTAAGCTGA
- a CDS encoding transglycosylase domain-containing protein: MKRINKKYFFRILIITGSIAAVIFSVLLLLKNPVFRNISENRIRGINQKYSIYIEYGQLRLKGFNKIRITGLSVENDGLSLLSANNLTVKISPLKALFGKIDLKKVDIDSFCVNLNRDSNHCSYYIRKRKAAADTSNTLNFRDYRKQAQSLFRFLEGFLPSSMNIKSFQVNIRYFDENESFLTNDFHLKNNHFEQLFHVYSKGESSGFKVKYTYLPAKHEVLLNTEHLTGHPVVFPFLLTKYKLSLYSRNASFSIRFIQMNSSTDRFEGQVRLKDARIHHFRISSDSLNIRKTDFHFAFNIKSASIELDSNSFVLLNNFKVNLYSLYDKTKGKRAVFAFHIPRSDVKDLINSIPKGVFENLEGFDATGEIAYRFLIDVDLQQPDSLVFFNKLYRYDFQVKNFGKINTQRLLSEFEYTAYKKEVPVRTFMVGPSNPYFTNIDQISPYLKKAVLYSEDGAFYYHAGFIEEAIREAIITNIKHRRFVRGGSTITMQFVKNMFLNSKKVMTRKIEEIIITWLIERYRLLPKDRIFEIYLNFIEWGPDIYGVGEASDFYFHKKPSQINLDEAIFMAGIIPRPTSFMWVFDNQGKLKSFFVSHCRFVAGRMLKKEAITQEEYDNFKADVSLTGRAKEFLKTDTISSDTTFIEVFK, encoded by the coding sequence ATGAAAAGGATAAATAAAAAGTATTTTTTCAGAATATTAATCATTACCGGAAGTATTGCTGCGGTAATCTTTTCCGTACTTTTACTTTTGAAGAATCCGGTATTCCGCAACATCTCCGAAAATAGAATAAGAGGGATCAACCAAAAGTATTCGATTTACATAGAATATGGGCAACTCAGGCTGAAAGGGTTCAATAAAATCCGCATAACAGGTTTATCTGTTGAAAATGATGGATTATCCCTGCTTTCTGCTAATAATTTGACAGTGAAAATCAGCCCGTTAAAAGCTCTTTTCGGAAAAATAGACCTGAAAAAAGTTGATATTGACAGTTTTTGTGTCAATCTGAACAGGGATTCGAACCATTGTTCCTATTACATCAGAAAAAGAAAAGCTGCTGCTGATACTTCTAATACATTAAATTTCAGAGACTACAGGAAGCAGGCACAGTCTCTTTTTCGTTTTCTGGAAGGATTTCTCCCATCTTCAATGAATATAAAATCTTTTCAGGTTAATATTCGTTATTTTGACGAAAATGAATCCTTTCTGACGAATGATTTTCACCTGAAAAACAATCATTTCGAACAGCTTTTCCATGTTTATTCAAAAGGAGAATCATCAGGTTTTAAGGTGAAATATACTTACCTGCCCGCCAAGCATGAAGTGCTTTTGAATACAGAACATCTTACCGGCCATCCGGTTGTCTTTCCGTTTCTTCTGACTAAGTACAAACTTTCGCTTTACAGCAGAAATGCTTCTTTTTCAATACGCTTCATTCAGATGAATTCATCAACAGACAGGTTTGAAGGGCAGGTCAGGCTGAAAGACGCCCGGATCCATCATTTCAGAATTTCATCGGATTCATTGAATATCAGGAAAACAGATTTTCATTTTGCGTTTAACATTAAATCCGCATCCATCGAACTCGACAGCAATTCTTTTGTTTTATTGAATAATTTTAAGGTGAACCTATACTCACTTTACGACAAAACAAAAGGAAAAAGGGCGGTATTTGCCTTTCATATTCCAAGGTCGGATGTTAAAGACTTAATCAACAGCATTCCAAAAGGTGTTTTTGAAAATCTGGAAGGCTTTGATGCGACAGGAGAAATAGCTTATCGGTTTCTGATTGATGTGGACTTGCAACAACCTGATTCACTGGTATTTTTTAATAAATTGTATCGCTATGATTTTCAGGTAAAAAATTTTGGTAAAATCAACACTCAGCGACTTCTCAGTGAATTTGAATATACTGCATACAAAAAAGAGGTTCCGGTCAGAACCTTTATGGTTGGTCCGTCTAATCCTTATTTTACCAATATCGACCAAATTTCCCCATATTTGAAAAAGGCAGTTTTATACTCAGAAGACGGGGCTTTTTATTATCATGCCGGCTTTATTGAAGAAGCCATCCGTGAAGCCATTATCACAAACATCAAACACAGACGTTTTGTCAGGGGAGGCAGTACCATCACCATGCAGTTTGTTAAAAACATGTTTCTCAACTCCAAAAAGGTGATGACACGTAAAATTGAAGAAATCATCATCACCTGGCTGATTGAAAGATACCGATTGCTGCCGAAAGACAGGATTTTTGAAATTTATCTTAATTTTATCGAATGGGGGCCTGATATTTATGGAGTAGGCGAAGCTTCCGATTTTTATTTTCATAAAAAACCTTCTCAGATTAACCTTGATGAAGCTATTTTCATGGCCGGAATTATTCCCAGGCCAACTTCCTTTATGTGGGTTTTCGATAATCAGGGAAAACTTAAAAGCTTTTTTGTCAGTCATTGCCGCTTTGTGGCAGGAAGAATGCTGAAAAAAGAGGCTATCACTCAGGAAGAATACGACAATTTCAAAGCCGATGTCAGCCTGACCGGACGTGCAAAAGAATTTCTGAAAACAGACACCATTTCATCAGATACCACATTTATTGAAGTTTTTAAATGA